Proteins encoded within one genomic window of Entelurus aequoreus isolate RoL-2023_Sb linkage group LG26, RoL_Eaeq_v1.1, whole genome shotgun sequence:
- the LOC133643495 gene encoding troponin I, slow skeletal muscle-like, which translates to MLKSLMVARAKEHLEQEMVDKEEQKNNYLDDKAPVLETNSMNLEELQRLCEDLHSKIHKVDEERYDIEAKVLHNTREIQDLNIKVLDLRGKFKRPSLRRVRVSADAILRSLLGSKHKVSLDLRANLKSVKKEDVEKEKTVEVSDWRKNVEAMSGMEGRKKMFDAAKGPAQ; encoded by the exons ATGCTGAAG AGCTTGATGGTGGCCAGGGCCAAAGAGCATCTGGAGCAGGAGATGGTGGACAAGGAGGAGCAGAAGAATAACTACTTGGATGACAAAGCACCTGTGTTGGAGACCAACTCCATGAACTTAGAGGAACTGCAG AGACTCTGTGAGGACCTGCACTCCAAGATCCACAAGGTGGACGAGGAGCGCTACGACATTGAAGCCAAAGTCCTGCACAACACCAGAGAG ATCCAAGACCTGAACATCAAGGTGCTGGACTTACGAGGCAAGTTTAAGAGACCCAGCCTTCGAAGGGTGAGGGTCTCTGCGGACGCCATCCTGCGCTCCCTGCTGGGCTCCAAGCACAAAGTGTCCTTGGACCTGCGAGCCAACCTCAAGTCGGTGAAGAAGGAGGACGTGGAGAAG GAGAAGACGGTGGAGGTGAGCGACTGGAGGAAGAACGTGGAGGCCATGTCAGGGATGGAGGGCCGCAAGAAGATGTTTGACGCAGCCAAAGGCCCCGCCCAGTGA